A stretch of the Cyanobacterium stanieri LEGE 03274 genome encodes the following:
- a CDS encoding DUF4007 family protein, translated as MTQTKLPLNLLDNPINPVFARHETFHPRWGWLNKGFSAASIDNNIFQANDAPIRLGVGKNMVRSIRYWCNAFKVTDNDDNPSDFGQRLLGENGWDKYLENPASLWLLHWHFLKPSCNGASWYYTFNLFNETEFSRDDLLNGLKKFRDEIKPNIADSSLNKDMTCIFRMYVDTGDDGFVEDSIDSPFAGLGLIYQPLHNKNYRFRFGSKPNLAPEIVVATCLEYASWVSDNQTTISISRLLYDYGSPGLVFKLTEEALLGAIDTMIRKYDNLFLADTAGLIQLSFNGNPLDLADNILDDFFLIIDG; from the coding sequence ATGACTCAAACCAAATTACCATTAAATCTGTTAGATAATCCCATAAACCCAGTTTTTGCCCGTCATGAAACATTTCACCCTCGATGGGGATGGTTAAATAAAGGTTTTAGTGCGGCTAGTATAGATAATAATATTTTTCAGGCAAATGATGCCCCCATTCGTTTGGGAGTGGGTAAAAATATGGTGAGGAGTATCCGTTATTGGTGTAATGCTTTTAAAGTGACTGATAATGATGATAATCCCTCAGATTTTGGGCAAAGGTTGTTAGGGGAAAATGGTTGGGATAAATACTTGGAAAATCCTGCGTCTTTGTGGTTATTACATTGGCATTTCCTTAAACCGAGTTGTAATGGTGCGTCATGGTATTATACTTTTAATCTTTTTAATGAAACCGAATTTAGTCGAGATGACTTGCTTAACGGCTTGAAGAAGTTTCGGGATGAGATTAAGCCTAATATTGCTGATTCTTCCCTTAACAAAGATATGACTTGTATTTTCAGGATGTATGTGGATACTGGTGATGATGGTTTTGTGGAAGATTCCATTGATTCTCCTTTTGCGGGTTTAGGGTTAATTTATCAGCCTCTCCATAACAAAAATTATCGTTTTCGTTTTGGCAGTAAACCAAATTTAGCCCCTGAAATTGTGGTGGCTACTTGTTTGGAATATGCTAGTTGGGTGAGTGATAATCAGACAACCATTAGTATCAGCAGATTACTTTATGATTATGGTAGCCCTGGTTTAGTGTTTAAGTTGACGGAGGAGGCTTTACTTGGTGCTATTGATACGATGATTCGTAAGTATGATAATCTTTTTTTAGCGGATACTGCTGGTTTAATTCAGTTATCTTTTAATGGTAATCCTCTTGATTTAGCTGATAATATTCTTGAT